In Xiphias gladius isolate SHS-SW01 ecotype Sanya breed wild chromosome 5, ASM1685928v1, whole genome shotgun sequence, the following are encoded in one genomic region:
- the dnajb6b gene encoding dnaJ homolog subfamily B member 6b isoform X2 yields the protein MLWCRYPMSPRYRRGNLEDPHTRQHLQTHTDRAMVEYYQILGVQKNATQEDIKKAYRKLALKWHPDKNPDNKEEAEKRFKELSEAYEVLSDENKRNIYDRYGKEGLSGGGGGGGGGGGGYYDHFGGSGFTFRNPEDVFREFFGGRDPFAELFADDPFDDFFGGGRSRQRGTSRNRMGGSLFGFGGFPAFGQGFSGFDSSFSSFGDMGGGGITSFSTSSFGGGGRGMGNFRSVSTSTKFINGRKITTKRIVENGQERVEVEEDGQLKSLTVNDIAAEDPLEEEFCRRRQNTLPGLGLHQRYLRNSAQNPSEEEEEHGLQSLGLTRGHMDTKRKKLWLKEAESKKKRAPRLFPRFGGLGAFF from the exons ATGCTGTGGTGTCGCTACCCGATGTCACCCCGCTATCGCCG AGGCAACTTAGAGGATCCTCACACAAGACAgcacctacaaacacacacagacagagccaTGGTGGAATACTACCAAATATTAGGAGTCCAGAAAAATGCAACACAAGAGGACATCAAAAAAGC TTATAGAAAATTGGCATTGAAGTGGCATCCAGACAAGAACCCAGACAACaaggaggaagcagagaaaaggtTCAAAGAGCTTTCAGAGGCATATGAAGTGCTCTCAGATG aaaacaagaggaatATTTATGACCGATATGGCAAAGAAGGCCTTTCAggtggcggaggaggaggaggaggaggaggag GAGGCTATTATGATCACTTTGGTGGCAGCGGCTTCACATTCCGTAATCCTGAGGATGTTTTCAGGGAATTCTTTGGTGGCAGAGATCCATTTGCAGAATTGTTTG CTGATGACCCTTTTGATGATTTCTTCGGAGGTGGTCGCAGTCGCCAAAGGGGCACAAGCCGGAACAGGATGGGTGGCTCACTCTTTGGTTTTGGGGGTTTCCCTGCATTCGGGCAGGGCTTCTCAGGGTTTGATTCAA GTTTTAGCTCATTTGGAGACATGGGTGGAGGAGGTATCACCTCTTTCTCTACTTCATCTTTTGGTGGCGGGGGAAGGGGGATGGGTAATTTCAGATCTGTGTCAACCTCCACCAAGTTCATCAACGGCAGAAAAATTACCACAAAACG GATCGTGGAGAATGGCCAGGAACGAGTCGAAGTGGAGGAGGACGGTCAGTTAAAATCTCTAACAGTTAATG ACATTGCAGCCGAAGACCCCTTGGAGGAAGAGTTTTGTCGCCGTAGACAGAACACACTTCCTGGCCTAGGCCTGCATCAGCGCTACCTGAGAAACTCCGCCCAAAACCCctcagaagaagaggaggagcatGGCTTACAGAGCCTGGGACTAACGAGAG GGCACATGGACACCAAGAGGAAGAAACTGTGGCTAAAGGAGGCAGaatccaaaaagaaaagagctccTCGGCTCTTCCCACGATTCGGTGGACTCggtgcctttttttaa
- the dnajb6b gene encoding dnaJ homolog subfamily B member 6b isoform X1, producing MMSLVGIYFRKCQQGSTSCQESLSTIQRGNLEDPHTRQHLQTHTDRAMVEYYQILGVQKNATQEDIKKAYRKLALKWHPDKNPDNKEEAEKRFKELSEAYEVLSDENKRNIYDRYGKEGLSGGGGGGGGGGGGYYDHFGGSGFTFRNPEDVFREFFGGRDPFAELFADDPFDDFFGGGRSRQRGTSRNRMGGSLFGFGGFPAFGQGFSGFDSSFSSFGDMGGGGITSFSTSSFGGGGRGMGNFRSVSTSTKFINGRKITTKRIVENGQERVEVEEDGQLKSLTVNDIAAEDPLEEEFCRRRQNTLPGLGLHQRYLRNSAQNPSEEEEEHGLQSLGLTRGHMDTKRKKLWLKEAESKKKRAPRLFPRFGGLGAFF from the exons ATGATGTCTCTAGTTGGCATTTACTTCAGGAAATGCCAACAAGGTAGTACTTCCTGTCAAGAGTCGTTAAGTACCATACAAAG AGGCAACTTAGAGGATCCTCACACAAGACAgcacctacaaacacacacagacagagccaTGGTGGAATACTACCAAATATTAGGAGTCCAGAAAAATGCAACACAAGAGGACATCAAAAAAGC TTATAGAAAATTGGCATTGAAGTGGCATCCAGACAAGAACCCAGACAACaaggaggaagcagagaaaaggtTCAAAGAGCTTTCAGAGGCATATGAAGTGCTCTCAGATG aaaacaagaggaatATTTATGACCGATATGGCAAAGAAGGCCTTTCAggtggcggaggaggaggaggaggaggaggag GAGGCTATTATGATCACTTTGGTGGCAGCGGCTTCACATTCCGTAATCCTGAGGATGTTTTCAGGGAATTCTTTGGTGGCAGAGATCCATTTGCAGAATTGTTTG CTGATGACCCTTTTGATGATTTCTTCGGAGGTGGTCGCAGTCGCCAAAGGGGCACAAGCCGGAACAGGATGGGTGGCTCACTCTTTGGTTTTGGGGGTTTCCCTGCATTCGGGCAGGGCTTCTCAGGGTTTGATTCAA GTTTTAGCTCATTTGGAGACATGGGTGGAGGAGGTATCACCTCTTTCTCTACTTCATCTTTTGGTGGCGGGGGAAGGGGGATGGGTAATTTCAGATCTGTGTCAACCTCCACCAAGTTCATCAACGGCAGAAAAATTACCACAAAACG GATCGTGGAGAATGGCCAGGAACGAGTCGAAGTGGAGGAGGACGGTCAGTTAAAATCTCTAACAGTTAATG ACATTGCAGCCGAAGACCCCTTGGAGGAAGAGTTTTGTCGCCGTAGACAGAACACACTTCCTGGCCTAGGCCTGCATCAGCGCTACCTGAGAAACTCCGCCCAAAACCCctcagaagaagaggaggagcatGGCTTACAGAGCCTGGGACTAACGAGAG GGCACATGGACACCAAGAGGAAGAAACTGTGGCTAAAGGAGGCAGaatccaaaaagaaaagagctccTCGGCTCTTCCCACGATTCGGTGGACTCggtgcctttttttaa
- the dnajb6b gene encoding dnaJ homolog subfamily B member 6b isoform X4 has protein sequence MMSLVGIYFRKCQQGSTSCQESLSTIQRGNLEDPHTRQHLQTHTDRAMVEYYQILGVQKNATQEDIKKAYRKLALKWHPDKNPDNKEEAEKRFKELSEAYEVLSDENKRNIYDRYGKEGLSGGGGGGGGGGGGYYDHFGGSGFTFRNPEDVFREFFGGRDPFAELFADDPFDDFFGGGRSRQRGTSRNRMGGSLFGFGGFPAFGQGFSGFDSSFSSFGDMGGGGITSFSTSSFGGGGRGMGNFRSVSTSTKFINGRKITTKRIVENGQERVEVEEDGQLKSLTVNGKEQLLRLDNK, from the exons ATGATGTCTCTAGTTGGCATTTACTTCAGGAAATGCCAACAAGGTAGTACTTCCTGTCAAGAGTCGTTAAGTACCATACAAAG AGGCAACTTAGAGGATCCTCACACAAGACAgcacctacaaacacacacagacagagccaTGGTGGAATACTACCAAATATTAGGAGTCCAGAAAAATGCAACACAAGAGGACATCAAAAAAGC TTATAGAAAATTGGCATTGAAGTGGCATCCAGACAAGAACCCAGACAACaaggaggaagcagagaaaaggtTCAAAGAGCTTTCAGAGGCATATGAAGTGCTCTCAGATG aaaacaagaggaatATTTATGACCGATATGGCAAAGAAGGCCTTTCAggtggcggaggaggaggaggaggaggaggag GAGGCTATTATGATCACTTTGGTGGCAGCGGCTTCACATTCCGTAATCCTGAGGATGTTTTCAGGGAATTCTTTGGTGGCAGAGATCCATTTGCAGAATTGTTTG CTGATGACCCTTTTGATGATTTCTTCGGAGGTGGTCGCAGTCGCCAAAGGGGCACAAGCCGGAACAGGATGGGTGGCTCACTCTTTGGTTTTGGGGGTTTCCCTGCATTCGGGCAGGGCTTCTCAGGGTTTGATTCAA GTTTTAGCTCATTTGGAGACATGGGTGGAGGAGGTATCACCTCTTTCTCTACTTCATCTTTTGGTGGCGGGGGAAGGGGGATGGGTAATTTCAGATCTGTGTCAACCTCCACCAAGTTCATCAACGGCAGAAAAATTACCACAAAACG GATCGTGGAGAATGGCCAGGAACGAGTCGAAGTGGAGGAGGACGGTCAGTTAAAATCTCTAACAGTTAATGGTAAGGAGCAGCTCCTAAGACTGGATAACAAGTAA
- the dnajb6b gene encoding dnaJ homolog subfamily B member 6b isoform X3: protein MVEYYQILGVQKNATQEDIKKAYRKLALKWHPDKNPDNKEEAEKRFKELSEAYEVLSDENKRNIYDRYGKEGLSGGGGGGGGGGGGYYDHFGGSGFTFRNPEDVFREFFGGRDPFAELFADDPFDDFFGGGRSRQRGTSRNRMGGSLFGFGGFPAFGQGFSGFDSSFSSFGDMGGGGITSFSTSSFGGGGRGMGNFRSVSTSTKFINGRKITTKRIVENGQERVEVEEDGQLKSLTVNDIAAEDPLEEEFCRRRQNTLPGLGLHQRYLRNSAQNPSEEEEEHGLQSLGLTRGHMDTKRKKLWLKEAESKKKRAPRLFPRFGGLGAFF from the exons aTGGTGGAATACTACCAAATATTAGGAGTCCAGAAAAATGCAACACAAGAGGACATCAAAAAAGC TTATAGAAAATTGGCATTGAAGTGGCATCCAGACAAGAACCCAGACAACaaggaggaagcagagaaaaggtTCAAAGAGCTTTCAGAGGCATATGAAGTGCTCTCAGATG aaaacaagaggaatATTTATGACCGATATGGCAAAGAAGGCCTTTCAggtggcggaggaggaggaggaggaggaggag GAGGCTATTATGATCACTTTGGTGGCAGCGGCTTCACATTCCGTAATCCTGAGGATGTTTTCAGGGAATTCTTTGGTGGCAGAGATCCATTTGCAGAATTGTTTG CTGATGACCCTTTTGATGATTTCTTCGGAGGTGGTCGCAGTCGCCAAAGGGGCACAAGCCGGAACAGGATGGGTGGCTCACTCTTTGGTTTTGGGGGTTTCCCTGCATTCGGGCAGGGCTTCTCAGGGTTTGATTCAA GTTTTAGCTCATTTGGAGACATGGGTGGAGGAGGTATCACCTCTTTCTCTACTTCATCTTTTGGTGGCGGGGGAAGGGGGATGGGTAATTTCAGATCTGTGTCAACCTCCACCAAGTTCATCAACGGCAGAAAAATTACCACAAAACG GATCGTGGAGAATGGCCAGGAACGAGTCGAAGTGGAGGAGGACGGTCAGTTAAAATCTCTAACAGTTAATG ACATTGCAGCCGAAGACCCCTTGGAGGAAGAGTTTTGTCGCCGTAGACAGAACACACTTCCTGGCCTAGGCCTGCATCAGCGCTACCTGAGAAACTCCGCCCAAAACCCctcagaagaagaggaggagcatGGCTTACAGAGCCTGGGACTAACGAGAG GGCACATGGACACCAAGAGGAAGAAACTGTGGCTAAAGGAGGCAGaatccaaaaagaaaagagctccTCGGCTCTTCCCACGATTCGGTGGACTCggtgcctttttttaa